A stretch of the Notamacropus eugenii isolate mMacEug1 chromosome 2, mMacEug1.pri_v2, whole genome shotgun sequence genome encodes the following:
- the CD164 gene encoding sialomucin core protein 24 — MNGMRDPSRPLFWAAAACLAALCVLSAAETVTLAANFHEISAVPPTVLPTSKPTPEPSPNTTAEPFPNTTAQPSTKPTSEPPPKPTAKPSPTSAPESCAVHTNCSSCVESKNGTCFWTVCHGGSSYCSERAATPNCTVINNSSNCLVEPTTSPSPSNSSTAKPSTVPTVPAVTSVVTSGTPNATVIPTPSTRKSTFDAASFIGGIVLVLSVQAVVFFLFKFCKSKERNYHTL, encoded by the exons ATGAACGGGATGCGGGATCCCTCCCGGCCGCTCTTCTGGGCCGCCGCCGCCTGCCTGGCCGCGCTATGCGTGCTGAGCGCGGCTGAAACCGTAACGCTTGCGGCCAACTTCCACGAGATCTCGGCGGTGCCGCCCACGGTGCTGCCCACCTCCAAGCCTACGCCGGAGCCCTCTCCCAACACCACGGCGGAGCCCTTTCCCAACACCACGGCGCAGCCCTCTACCAAGCCCACGTCGGAACCGCCTCCCAAGCCCACGGCCAAGCCCTCCCCGACTTCGGCACCAG AAAGCTGTGCTGTACACACTAATTGCAGTTCCTGCGTTGAGAGCAAAAATGGCACGTGCTTTTGGACAGTTTGTCATG GAGGTAGTAGCTACTGTTCAGAACGTGCAGCAACTCCTAACTGTACTGTTATTAACAACTCCAGCAACTGTTTAG TGGAACCTACTACCAGTCCATCTCCATCTAATTCTTCTACAG CCAAACCTTCTACAGTCCCAACCGTCCCAGCTGTTACCTCAGTTGTCACATCAG GTACACCAAACGCTACTGTGATTCCCACCCCTTCTACAAGAAAATCTACTTTTGATGCAGCAAGTTTCATTGGAGGAATCGTTCTAGTGCTGAGTGTGCAggctgtagttttctttctctttaaattttgcaaGTCCAAAGAACGAAACTACCATACTCTTTAA